The sequence below is a genomic window from Elusimicrobiales bacterium.
TTCTGCGTGGCGGCGCCGTCCTGGCCGTCGGCAGGGGCGCTGTCGCCGTCCGGCGCGGGCTGCCGGGACCGCGTGGCCGCGGACGCGGCGCGCATGTCCGGCGCGGCGGGTTCTTCATGAGCGGGGAGCTTGCCCGGCGCGGACGCCAAATCGCCGGAGGGTCTGAGCAGGACGGTTATGGAATTTTCGGACGAAGAAATAGCGTAGGCGGCTTTTCTGGCAAGCTGCAGCACGACACGCGCTATGCCGACCGGCGTTTTCTGGTACTGTTCCACGCGCACGGCCTCTATCACGCCGCCGTCGCCGGAAATTTTCCTGTCGCCGTCCTTGAGGCGGCTGTCCAGCAGTTCCACCGCCACGCGCGGCGGCTCGGTAACCGAGAAGCTGTCGTACTGCGCGGGACGGTCCGTCCTGATGACCACTTTGTCCGGGCCGACCTCCACGGATTCAACAGAAACAGGCTCCGCGGCAAGTAACGGCGCCGCGCTGCACTGAATCAGCGCAGCCGAAAGCGCGATTGCCGTAAATTTTCTCATCGGGGTTGCTCCTTGTCCGCGCCGCCGGAAAGCTTCGCGCCGCGCGCGGACCTGGTATATGGGAAATCCGCGGAAAGCGCGGTGGTTACAATCTCGCTGCCGCCGGAAAACAGGGTTACCTGCCTGTCCTGTATGACTCCGCTTATGCCGGAAACCGGCTTGTCCTTGCGGTCGTACAGCCTGCCTTTGGAAAGGTAATACGGCAGGCCGGAGAGCTTGTCGTAGAGCATGGCCACGCGGCCGTCCGGCGCGGTCATGATGCCGGAAAGCTCCAGGTTGCGCGGGTCGAATTCCACCGGCTCGGAGGAAGCGGCGCGCAGAATTTCCTGCGTGGCGCTGGAAGCCGGCCCCGACGACACGGAAACCGGCATAAACGGGTCGCGCCCGATTTCCTGCCGGTAAATCTGGCCCGCGCTTACGCCCGCGGAGGTGGAAAGCATTATATCCCCGCCGAAGACGTCCTGCGCCAGGCAGCGCGCGCCCATTGCCGGCAGGGCGGCCAGAACGCAGGAGAAAGCGGTTAAATGTACTCTCATATCTCAACCTTTATACTGGTACGCCACCAGCACGAACGAGGCCTGTATCCCCGCGCCGGCGACGGACATGTTAACATCCCGCACGGTGAAAATGCGCTGCGACGTCGCAATCTCGGCCAGGAAGCGGCCCACCGCGTGATAGCCGCCGGTAATGGTCAGCGCATAGGGAATTTCGGTGTAATAAACCTGTTCCCGCGTGGGCAGGGGCGTTATCGCGGAGATAAAAACACTCTTGTCGCGCGCCAGGGCGGTCAGGGAGCGTATCATGTCCGGCAGCTTGCGGCCCTTGGGCAGCCGTTTTTCGGCGTCGGCCTCGCGGAGCCTGAGCTCTCTTATCTCGGCGTTGAGCGGCTCCAGCTTTGCGGCCATGCCCTTGGCTTTGGATATCTCCTGGTTTATCCTCTCCACCCTTCCCACGGCGTCGGCCTTGCGCGCCGCATACGGCTTCCACAGGAATTTCCAGTAGCCGAAACCGAACATGCCGCAGAACATCACGGAGGCGGCAATTATTTTGGCCAACTCGCCGCTTGCCTGGTCCCGTTGCTCTGCCATATCATTTCACCGCCGGGGACTGATACGTCCCCTTCACCGAAAGAGAGAGTGTCTGCCCGTCCCTGCCGTTGCTGAGCGCGATGGGGCCCACTGTTACATTGGAGTATTCAGGAGCGGCCTCCATGCGGGAAAGCCAGGCGGCCACATCCTCGCCGCTGCGACCGGCGCAATTGAACCCGAAATCTATTTTCCCGCCGTCCTTGAGCTGCGTGCTGACCATGGAAAACCACACCGTCTGCGACAGCTCGCGCGTTATGCCGCGCATGAACAGCGGATAATAATACCGCGACGACAGCAGCCCGTTGAGCGCGTCCAGATGCGACTTGAGCGCGTTGCGGCTTGTCTCCAGCTCGTTTACCACGGCGACGGTTTTAGCGCGCTCCTTGAGTTCCGCCTCTTTGACGCGCAGTTCCTTTTCAGCGCGGACGGCGCTTTCTATGTGCATGGCCGTAAGCCCCAGGAAGAACACCGCGGCCACAACCGCGCCGCCGGCCACGCGCGCGGCCTGCGTGCGTTTTTCCTGACGCTCCAGATATTCCGGCGGGATGAGGTTTATCCGTATCATTGCCAGTCCCAGAGCCTGCGCAGCGCCAAGCCGGCGGCCACCGTCAGCGACGGCGCCACCTCCGGCGGGACGGGCGGCGCGTCCGAGCCGGTGATTATGCTGAGCGGATTGAACTGCTCCACCGGCACCTTAAGCTCGCCCGACAGGAAAGAGGCCAGATTGGGCATTCCGGAACTGCCGCCGGTTATATACGCCTTGGAAACCGCCCTGTCCGGCCCCTGCGAAAGATAAAAATCCACCGAGCGGCGCACCTCCCCCGCAAGGTCGCGCGCGATGTCGGCGATAATGGCCGAGGCCTGGTCGCTCTGCACCACCGACAGGGTGTCCTGCCCGGAAGGCGGCAGGGTTTTGGCCAAGTCTTTGATGCCGACCTGCCGCTTGATATCTTCGGCCTTGGCGGCTTCTATGCCCAGATTTTTGGAAACGGTTTTGGTGAAGCTGCTGCCGGCTATAAGAATGTCGCGCGCCACGCGGGTGACGCCGTTTTCCATGATGGCGAGATTGGTGAGCTTGTGTCCGATGTTGAGCATTACCACCGCGCCGCTGTGAGAGCCGCCCATTCGCTCGTATATGGTTTCCAGCGTGAAGGCGTCCACGTCTATGACCAGAGGGGAAATGTCCGCCGCGCGGAACACTTCCATCCTCTCGCTGATAAGCTCGCTGCGCGCGGCGACCAGCGCGATTTGCATTTTTTTCTGGCCTTCCTCCACGCTCTCGCCGAGAATATGGCAGCCGAGCTGCACGTCTTTTATGTCAAAGGGGATGAACGGCTCCGCCTCTGCGGGCAGCATGAGCGGCAAATCCCTCGGGGCTATTTTCGGAACGGAAACGTAGCGCACTATCACCGCGTTGCCCGACACCGAAACCGCCACCGAGCGCGGCCTGATGCCGGCGCGGCTGAAGGAGTCTTTTACCAGCCGCGCGGTAACCATTTTCTTTTCTTCGGGGGAAGCGTCAGCCTTGAACTGCAGCGGCGCATGCGCCCAGCCTTTGAGCCGGCAGGTCTTATCGCCCGCGACGAGCCAGACGATTTTAACCGC
It includes:
- the pilO gene encoding type 4a pilus biogenesis protein PilO codes for the protein MAEQRDQASGELAKIIAASVMFCGMFGFGYWKFLWKPYAARKADAVGRVERINQEISKAKGMAAKLEPLNAEIRELRLREADAEKRLPKGRKLPDMIRSLTALARDKSVFISAITPLPTREQVYYTEIPYALTITGGYHAVGRFLAEIATSQRIFTVRDVNMSVAGAGIQASFVLVAYQYKG
- the pilM gene encoding type IV pilus assembly protein PilM encodes the protein MMKAADLVDSLKSVFLGPQELVGVDLGSHAVKIVWLVAGDKTCRLKGWAHAPLQFKADASPEEKKMVTARLVKDSFSRAGIRPRSVAVSVSGNAVIVRYVSVPKIAPRDLPLMLPAEAEPFIPFDIKDVQLGCHILGESVEEGQKKMQIALVAARSELISERMEVFRAADISPLVIDVDAFTLETIYERMGGSHSGAVVMLNIGHKLTNLAIMENGVTRVARDILIAGSSFTKTVSKNLGIEAAKAEDIKRQVGIKDLAKTLPPSGQDTLSVVQSDQASAIIADIARDLAGEVRRSVDFYLSQGPDRAVSKAYITGGSSGMPNLASFLSGELKVPVEQFNPLSIITGSDAPPVPPEVAPSLTVAAGLALRRLWDWQ